A region of Gadus morhua chromosome 18, gadMor3.0, whole genome shotgun sequence DNA encodes the following proteins:
- the LOC115531413 gene encoding toll-like receptor 13, translated as MADSTRHLSILTVGLLIHLSHQYGFKNCIGNQYSNNLTFTCSQRAEKLISLIVGDLPASAINITIGNNNVSHIPTESFLRFFKLENLSMDSNNLKFIDGLAFRRMHQLRTLILSSNRLSKLNCSVFQDLYNLTYLSLKHNLLEDLPQSLFTSTPQLNTLILRNNSLHNFSVVVQSVSSLSQLKTLDLGFNFLTSLTHLNSSLPKSLTELFVCGNKLLSLACADSFLTNIRLLDLSKNVELSTTAFKGVDLAQIRYLQMGSTKVKIFEFFKVTNVDATYVDFSDMGLTDPSQIIKLCTFFRKSKHTTHMTLKLNRFNMLPNTSLTNCPQITGTFDISSNNLKQVKCLEFLEGQKHIKSFKIEHNHIKRLLSCKGTKYKLPLTELSFRYNRILSVKSDAFAHTPNVTILNLNINSIASLHFGALRGLTKLQILRLDNNLLTELWSSTFEGLSSLETLNLRNNRIAVIFYGRFQDLGRLTILDLGGNKISHIYEGGLKGLKRLRNLYLDGNNLKQIDSIEFAPFQNTLEVLDLLKNRIRFTHEIFVSPFVNLSRLRDLKLDGQQPFGITRLPHGFFRGLHSLRNLYLTNNRIDHLASDTFDDLTGLAYLTLDNSCNGLVNLERGSFKNLRNLKRLSLQNMGLQNLSKEVFGHLAKLQGLYLTHNVMQHIDVEVLNSLSSLSYLDIRKIPLSCTCQNLELQNWTLNNYKVQLIYLHSLRCKESIGNFFFNFDTKVCFVDLEKYMFFVTAAVIFVSIVVPLLHFKLYWKMKYGYYVFRAWFSEQWRKLREDEENCEYDAFISYNFNNEAWVLEQLLPNLEGNGSSFKLCLHHRDFEPGRNIVDNIVSAVYGSRKTLCVVSRNFLQSEWCSLEIQLASYRLFDEHRDVLLLVFLEHIPERELSSYHRMRKVMLRKTYLQWPGSECTDPAMAQLLFWKQLRRALRTGSRMEDEDAAGEKKSSGTAEGDQTDSAVNPTAEEIYQ; from the coding sequence ATGGCGGATTCAACAAGACACCTATCAATATTGACAGTTGGGCTTTTGATTCATTTGTCCCATCAGTACGGCTTTAAAAATTGCATTGGAAATCAATACTCAAATAATCTGACATTCACTTGCAGTCAACGAGCCGAAAAGCTCATATCTCTAATTGTGGGTGACCTGCCAGCATCTGCCATCAACATCACCATTGGAAATAATAACGTCTCGCACATACCCACAGAGAGCTTTTTACGCTTTTTCAAATTGGAAAACCTTTCTATGGACAGTAACAATTTGAAGTTCATTGACGGGCTTGCTTTCCGGAGAATGCATCAACTCAGGACTCTCATCTTGTCTTCCAACCGCCTATCAAAACTCAACTGCTCGGTTTTTCAGGACCTTTACAACCTCACTTATCTCTCACTGAAACACAACCTCTTGGAAGACCTCCCCCAGAGCCTCTTCACTTCCACCCCTCAGTTGAACACCTTGATCTTACGAAATAACAGTCTGCATAACTTCTCTGTCGTCGTGCAATCCGTTTCTTCCCTAAGTCAACTGAAGACGCTAGATCTTGGCTTTAACTTTTTGACATCCCTCACTCATTTAAACAGCTCATTGCCTAAGAGCCTGACTGAATTGTTTGTATGTGGAAATAAGTTGTTATCATTGGCTTGCGCTGATTCATTTCTCACGAACATCAGACTACTAGATTTATCAAAGAACGTGGAACTATCAACTACTGCTTTCAAAGGAGTCGACCTAGCGCAGATTCGCTATTTACAGATGGGTTCAACAAAAGTTAAAATATTTGAATTTTTCAAAGTGACCAACGTTGATGCTACTTATGTTGACTTCTCTGACATGGGCTTAACCGATCCAAGTCAGATCATTAAGCTATGCACGTTTTTTAGGAAAAGTAAACACACGACCCACATGACTCTGAAATTGAATAGATTTAATATGTTACCAAATACTTCATTAACCAACTGCCCTCAAATCACAGGAACATTCGACATCTCCTCAAACAATCTGAAACAGGTCAAATGTCTCGAGTTTCTTGAAGGACAGAAACACATAAAAAGTTTCAAAATAGAGCACAACCACATCAAACGACTGTTGTCCTGCAAAGGTACAAAATATAAGCTTCCCCTCACAGAGTTGAGCTTTCGTTACAATCGCATCCTCTCAGTCAAATCTGACGCCTTTGCTCACACACCAAATGTCACAATTTTAAACCTCAACATAAACAGCATTGCTAGTCTTCATTTCGGAGCACTCAGGGGGCTAACCAAGCTCCAGATACTCCGTCTGGACAACAACCTCTTGACTGAGTTGTGGAGCAGCACCTTTGAGGGCTTAAGTAGCCTTGAAACCTTGAATCTTCGCAACAACCGCATCGCTGTGATTTTCTATGGCAGATTCCAAGATCTTGGTCGGCTGACTATCTTGGACCTGGGCGGGAATAAAATCTCCCATATTTATGAAGGTGGCCTCAAGGGATTGAAACGTCTAAGAAACCTCTACTTGGATGGAAACAACCTTAAACAAATAGATAGCATTGAGTTCGCTCCGTTCCAAAACACCCTGGAAGTGTTGGATCTACTTAAGAACCGGATTCGTTTCACTCATGAAATTTTCGTTTCTCCTTTTGTGAATCTCAGCCGTCTCAGGGATCTTAAACTGGATGGACAACAGCCCTTCGGTATAACCCGGCTGCCTCATGGCTTTTTCCGAGGTCTTCACTCCCTGAGAAATCTGTACCTTACCAACAACCGCATCGATCACCTCGCTTCTGACACCTTTGACGATCTGACAGGCCTGGCTTATCTAACGCTAGATAACTCGTGCAATGGCTTGGTAAATCTCGAGCGGGGGAGCTTCAAAAACCTGAGGAATTTGAAGAGGCTGAGTCTGCAAAATATGGGCCTTCAGAATTTGTCCAAAGAAGTTTTTGGACATCTTGCCAAACTACAAGGCTTATACCTTACCCATAACGTGATGCAGCACATTGATGTGGAGGTTCTGAACAGCCTCAGTAGCCTCAGCTACCTTGACATAAGAAAGATTCCACTCAGCTGTACATGCCAAAACCTAGAACTGCAAAACTGGACGCTTAATAACTATAAAGTGCAATTGATATATTTGCATAGCCTGCGATGCAAAGAGAGCATTGGTAATTTTTTCTTCAATTTTGACACAAAGGTTTGTTTTGTAGACCTTGAAAAGTATATGTTTTTCGTTACGGCTGCTGTTATTTTTGTTTCCATTGTAGTCCCTCTATTACATTTCAAGCTATATTGGAAAATGAAATATGGCTATTATGTGTTCCGTGCCTGGTTCAGCGAACAGTGGCGCAAACTGAGGGAAGACGAGGAAAACTGTGAATATGACGCATTCATCTCCTATAATTTCAACAACGAAGCCTGGGTTCTAGAGCAGCTGCTCCCAAACTTGGAGGGAAACGGCTCCTCGTTCAAACTTTGCCTTCATCACCGGGACTTTGAACCGGGACGCAACATAGTGGACAACATCGTGTCCGCTGTGTATGGCAGCCGCAAGACGCTTTGTGTTGTGAGCCGGAACTTTCTGCAGAGTGAGTGGTGTTCACTGGAGATCCAGCTGGCCAGCTACCGGCTCTTTGACGAGCATCGGGACGTTCTGCTGCTGGTGTTCCTGGAGCATATCCCAGAGAGGGAGCTTTCCTCCTACCACCGCATGAGGAAGGTCATGTTGAGGAAGACCTATTTGCAGTGGCCCGGCTCGGAGTGCACCGACCCGGCCATGGCCCAACTGCTCTTCTGGAAACAGCTCCGGAGGGCTCTGAGGACAGGAAGTAGAATGGAGGACGAGGACGCAGCAGGCGAAAAGAAAAGCTCTGGGACTGCAGAAGGAGACCAAACCGACTCTGCAGTAAATCCTACTGCTGAGGAAATCTATCAATGA